A genomic stretch from Astatotilapia calliptera chromosome 4, fAstCal1.2, whole genome shotgun sequence includes:
- the LOC113020296 gene encoding uncharacterized protein LOC113020296 isoform X2, with product MPRKKELSEDLRAKIVDLHKTGKGYKIIARTLGIHLSTVREIVHKWRRFNTVATLPRSGRPTKTSAKTKIINEAGHGSTEPKGNRRGDSNHKKAHHGSAGPADDRTDSDHQTATHVSAGPTDDRRGDSEHVMHIARDNTVYNDGDTDCYSSDSDEDEDPTASHLSAGKAETKEHQEPTSCASSDDETTEEDPTEQFFCGEKKIYAGSSVTMGALLLLLLAFIVKHGLSKAASRDLLHLLNLVVPGCVPKSLRFLKKHSTDYNGKTEIHFYCPRCTNYLGVDPGNECSVCQQSLSRKYLILKAYYFLVMPLEIQLRNLLARVHSKLGKHFTRDDSFSDVHTGNKYKSERQDGSITLTFNCDGSSVFSSSKYSIWPILCTINELPYVERCKNVLLHTLWFGKGKPQVQSFLTPFINELQKLSAAGFCWKDEIGSEHHTTVTVKICTCDAIARAMVQNFEPFNKEFGCGFCYHKGEMVIKGRGFTRVYPIQMDGCDLRHMPETVQLAELVMGNSYDQSQMGVKGPSLLFLLPSFDIIKGFVPDYMHCFCLGVVRQFVNLWFDPLYASKDFHLTDEHLNDLDRALCEIQPPNEISRSPRSLSERMHWTACEWRAFALLYSPVILRNVLPAVYYKHWMLLPCALHVLLSHFATQDELNCAELCLVQFVAQIPSLYGLEHCSYDCHVLTHLTEGVRNWGLLWANSVFVFQDMNSRLLQMYSGTQSISLQIFKNFFSYEKIIRQGSATLQDASTEIKDFFCSMASCDRFTKSLNYIGEELVTLGSGSQRVLTPREIAALQKNETLSWCQPHRDSVTEYKRCVYKNMLVTSLECSGTLKRNNSVIETSSCFAVVESLVVVPKPCSCEGRPDCSCRELVFFCKQLQRLTRQPTIQDTQINTNIAKFLVKVRNSNELCAITCQDIVSKCFMIEHVGHLYVMRMPVFETH from the exons ATGCCTCGTAAAAAGGAGCTCTCAGAAGATTTACGAGCCAAAATTGTTGATTTGCACAAAACTGGAAAAGGGTATAAAATAATAGCACGCACTTTAGGTATTCATCTCTCCACAGTCAGGGAGATTGTGCATAAATGGAGACGATTCAATACTGTGGCTACTCTGCCGAGAAGTGGACGCCCTACAAAGACGTCTGCAAAGACAAAGATCATCAACGAG GCTGGTCATGGCTCTACTGAGCCAAAAGGTAACAGAAGAGGAGATTCAAACCATAAAAAG GCTCATCATGGGTCTGCTGGGCCAGCAGATGATAGAACAGATTCAGACCATCAAACG GCCACTCATGTGTCTGCTGGGCCTACAGATGACAGAAGAGGAGATTCAGAGCATGTAATG CATATTGCGAGAGATAACACAGTCTACAATGATGGGGACACAGATTGTTACTCATCTGATTCTGACGAAGATGAAGATCCTACG GCCAGTCATCTGTCAGCTGGGAAAGCAGAAACCAAAGAG CACCAAGAACCGACGAGCTGTGCTTCATCTGATGATGAAACTACAGAAGAAGATCCAACA GAGCAGTTTTTCTGTGGAGAGAAGAAGATATATGCTGGTTCCTCAGTCACAATGGGagccctcctcctgctcctcctggcGTTCATTGTGAAGCACGGCTTGTCAAAAGCAGCATCCAGAGATCTCCTGCACCTCCTAAACTTGGTGGTACCCGGATGTGTTCCAAAGTCGCTTcgctttttaaaaaagcattcgACTGATTACAATGGAAAGACTGAGATTCACTTTTATTGCCCCAGGTGTACAAACTACCTTGGTGTGGATCCCGGTAATGAGTGTAGTGTGTGCCAGCAGAGCTTGAGCAGAAAATATCTGATCTTGAAGGCTTACTACTTCCTTGTAATGCCGCTCGAAATTCAGCTAAGAAACCTCCTTGCACGCGTCCACTCAAAGCTTGGGAAGCATTTCACGAGGGATGATTCCTTTTCTGATGTCCACACTGGAAACAAATACAAGAGTGAAAGACAAGACGGCAGTATTACACTCACCTTCAACTGCGATGGCTCGTCCGTGTTCAGCTCCTCAAAATACTCCATCTGGCCCATCCTGTGTACCATCAATGAACTACCGTATGTGGAACGGTGCAAAAACGTTCTGTTGCACACTTTATGGTTTGGCAAAGGAAAACCACAAGTTCAGAGTTTTTTGACTCCGTTCATTAACGAGCTTCAGAAACTGTCTGCTGCAGGGTTCTGTTGGAAAGATGAGATCGGCTCGGAGCATCACACCACGGTAACAGTTAAAATATGCACATGTGATGCGATAGCAAGAGCAATGGTGCAGAACTTTGAGCCGTTCAACAAAGAATTTGGTTGTGGTTTTTGCTACCACAAAGGTGAGATGGTTATAAAGGGCAGGGGTTTTACCAGAGTTTACCCGATACAGATGGACGGCTGTGATCTGAGACACATGCCTGAAACAGTCCAACTTGCTGAGTTAGTGATGGGAAATAGTTATGACCAGAGTCAAATGGGGGTTAAAGGTCCAAGTCTCCTGTTTCTTTTGCCGTCATTTGACATCATCAAAGGCTTTGTTCCAGATTAcatgcactgtttttgtctggGCGTTGTCCGTCAGTTCGTCAATCTGTGGTTCGACCCGCTTTATGCCAGCAAGGACTTCCATTTGACAGATGAGCATTTAAACGACCTGGACAGAGCCTTGTGTGAGATCCAGCCACCAAATGAAATCAGCCGAAGTCCCAGGAGCCTCAGTGAGAGGATGCATTGGACAGCTTGTGAGTGGAGAGCATTTGCTCTCCTCTATTCTCCTGTAATACTGAGGAATGTTTTGCCAGCAGTGTACTACAAGCACTGGATGCTTCTTCCTTGTGCCCTTCACGTCCTCCTCTCCCACTTTGCCACTCAGGATGAGCTCAACTGTGCAGAGTTGTGTCTGGTTCAGTTTGTAGCACAGATACCGTCTCTCTATGGACTCGAGCATTGTTCGTACGACTGCCATGTGTTGACGCATCTTACAGAAGGTGTCCGGAACTGGGGGCTTTTGTGGGCCAattcagtctttgtttttcaAGACATGAACAGCAGACTGTTGCAGATGTACTCTGGTACGCAGTCAATTTCATTACAGattttcaagaatttctttTCATATGAGAAAATAATAAGACAAGGAAGTGCTACCCTTCAGGACGCCAGCACAGAAATCAAAGACTTCTTCTGTTCCATGGCAAGTTGTGATCGTTTTACAAAGTCATTAAATTACATTGGAGAAGAGTTAGTGACTCTGGGAAGTGGCTCTCAGAGAGTTTTGACACCAAGAGAAATTGCAGCGTTGCAGAAGAATGAAACACTTTCGTGGTGCCAGCCACATCGTGACAGTGTAACTGAATATAAGCGTTGTGTTTATAAGAACATGCTGGTTACTAGTTTGGAGTGCAGTGgcacattaaaaagaaacaattcaGTAATAGAAACGAGCAGTTGCTTTGCTGTGGTGGAGTCCTTGGTCGTTGTACCGAAACCCTGCAGCTGTGAAGGAAGGCCCGACTGCTCCTGCAGAGAACTGGTCTTTTTCTGCAAGCAGCTGCAGCGACTAACCAGACAGCCAACTATCCAGGACACACAGATCAACACAAACATCGCCAAATTCCTTGTAAAAGTGAGGAACTCAAATGAACTGTGTGCAATAACATGCCAGGACATTGTTTCCAAATGCTTCATGATTGAACACGTGGGTCACTTATATGTCATGAGAATGCCTGTGTTTGAGACACATTAA
- the LOC113020296 gene encoding uncharacterized protein LOC113020296 isoform X1: MPRKKELSEDLRAKIVDLHKTGKGYKIIARTLGIHLSTVREIVHKWRRFNTVATLPRSGRPTKTSAKTKIINEAGHGSTEPKGNRRGDSNHKKAHHGSAGPADDRTDSDHQTATHVSAGPTDDRRGDSEHVMHIARDNTVYNDGDTDCYSSDSDEDEDPTASHLSAGKAETKEVDPDHEMHQEPTSCASSDDETTEEDPTEQFFCGEKKIYAGSSVTMGALLLLLLAFIVKHGLSKAASRDLLHLLNLVVPGCVPKSLRFLKKHSTDYNGKTEIHFYCPRCTNYLGVDPGNECSVCQQSLSRKYLILKAYYFLVMPLEIQLRNLLARVHSKLGKHFTRDDSFSDVHTGNKYKSERQDGSITLTFNCDGSSVFSSSKYSIWPILCTINELPYVERCKNVLLHTLWFGKGKPQVQSFLTPFINELQKLSAAGFCWKDEIGSEHHTTVTVKICTCDAIARAMVQNFEPFNKEFGCGFCYHKGEMVIKGRGFTRVYPIQMDGCDLRHMPETVQLAELVMGNSYDQSQMGVKGPSLLFLLPSFDIIKGFVPDYMHCFCLGVVRQFVNLWFDPLYASKDFHLTDEHLNDLDRALCEIQPPNEISRSPRSLSERMHWTACEWRAFALLYSPVILRNVLPAVYYKHWMLLPCALHVLLSHFATQDELNCAELCLVQFVAQIPSLYGLEHCSYDCHVLTHLTEGVRNWGLLWANSVFVFQDMNSRLLQMYSGTQSISLQIFKNFFSYEKIIRQGSATLQDASTEIKDFFCSMASCDRFTKSLNYIGEELVTLGSGSQRVLTPREIAALQKNETLSWCQPHRDSVTEYKRCVYKNMLVTSLECSGTLKRNNSVIETSSCFAVVESLVVVPKPCSCEGRPDCSCRELVFFCKQLQRLTRQPTIQDTQINTNIAKFLVKVRNSNELCAITCQDIVSKCFMIEHVGHLYVMRMPVFETH; encoded by the exons ATGCCTCGTAAAAAGGAGCTCTCAGAAGATTTACGAGCCAAAATTGTTGATTTGCACAAAACTGGAAAAGGGTATAAAATAATAGCACGCACTTTAGGTATTCATCTCTCCACAGTCAGGGAGATTGTGCATAAATGGAGACGATTCAATACTGTGGCTACTCTGCCGAGAAGTGGACGCCCTACAAAGACGTCTGCAAAGACAAAGATCATCAACGAG GCTGGTCATGGCTCTACTGAGCCAAAAGGTAACAGAAGAGGAGATTCAAACCATAAAAAG GCTCATCATGGGTCTGCTGGGCCAGCAGATGATAGAACAGATTCAGACCATCAAACG GCCACTCATGTGTCTGCTGGGCCTACAGATGACAGAAGAGGAGATTCAGAGCATGTAATG CATATTGCGAGAGATAACACAGTCTACAATGATGGGGACACAGATTGTTACTCATCTGATTCTGACGAAGATGAAGATCCTACG GCCAGTCATCTGTCAGCTGGGAAAGCAGAAACCAAAGAGGTAGATCCAGACCATGAAATG CACCAAGAACCGACGAGCTGTGCTTCATCTGATGATGAAACTACAGAAGAAGATCCAACA GAGCAGTTTTTCTGTGGAGAGAAGAAGATATATGCTGGTTCCTCAGTCACAATGGGagccctcctcctgctcctcctggcGTTCATTGTGAAGCACGGCTTGTCAAAAGCAGCATCCAGAGATCTCCTGCACCTCCTAAACTTGGTGGTACCCGGATGTGTTCCAAAGTCGCTTcgctttttaaaaaagcattcgACTGATTACAATGGAAAGACTGAGATTCACTTTTATTGCCCCAGGTGTACAAACTACCTTGGTGTGGATCCCGGTAATGAGTGTAGTGTGTGCCAGCAGAGCTTGAGCAGAAAATATCTGATCTTGAAGGCTTACTACTTCCTTGTAATGCCGCTCGAAATTCAGCTAAGAAACCTCCTTGCACGCGTCCACTCAAAGCTTGGGAAGCATTTCACGAGGGATGATTCCTTTTCTGATGTCCACACTGGAAACAAATACAAGAGTGAAAGACAAGACGGCAGTATTACACTCACCTTCAACTGCGATGGCTCGTCCGTGTTCAGCTCCTCAAAATACTCCATCTGGCCCATCCTGTGTACCATCAATGAACTACCGTATGTGGAACGGTGCAAAAACGTTCTGTTGCACACTTTATGGTTTGGCAAAGGAAAACCACAAGTTCAGAGTTTTTTGACTCCGTTCATTAACGAGCTTCAGAAACTGTCTGCTGCAGGGTTCTGTTGGAAAGATGAGATCGGCTCGGAGCATCACACCACGGTAACAGTTAAAATATGCACATGTGATGCGATAGCAAGAGCAATGGTGCAGAACTTTGAGCCGTTCAACAAAGAATTTGGTTGTGGTTTTTGCTACCACAAAGGTGAGATGGTTATAAAGGGCAGGGGTTTTACCAGAGTTTACCCGATACAGATGGACGGCTGTGATCTGAGACACATGCCTGAAACAGTCCAACTTGCTGAGTTAGTGATGGGAAATAGTTATGACCAGAGTCAAATGGGGGTTAAAGGTCCAAGTCTCCTGTTTCTTTTGCCGTCATTTGACATCATCAAAGGCTTTGTTCCAGATTAcatgcactgtttttgtctggGCGTTGTCCGTCAGTTCGTCAATCTGTGGTTCGACCCGCTTTATGCCAGCAAGGACTTCCATTTGACAGATGAGCATTTAAACGACCTGGACAGAGCCTTGTGTGAGATCCAGCCACCAAATGAAATCAGCCGAAGTCCCAGGAGCCTCAGTGAGAGGATGCATTGGACAGCTTGTGAGTGGAGAGCATTTGCTCTCCTCTATTCTCCTGTAATACTGAGGAATGTTTTGCCAGCAGTGTACTACAAGCACTGGATGCTTCTTCCTTGTGCCCTTCACGTCCTCCTCTCCCACTTTGCCACTCAGGATGAGCTCAACTGTGCAGAGTTGTGTCTGGTTCAGTTTGTAGCACAGATACCGTCTCTCTATGGACTCGAGCATTGTTCGTACGACTGCCATGTGTTGACGCATCTTACAGAAGGTGTCCGGAACTGGGGGCTTTTGTGGGCCAattcagtctttgtttttcaAGACATGAACAGCAGACTGTTGCAGATGTACTCTGGTACGCAGTCAATTTCATTACAGattttcaagaatttctttTCATATGAGAAAATAATAAGACAAGGAAGTGCTACCCTTCAGGACGCCAGCACAGAAATCAAAGACTTCTTCTGTTCCATGGCAAGTTGTGATCGTTTTACAAAGTCATTAAATTACATTGGAGAAGAGTTAGTGACTCTGGGAAGTGGCTCTCAGAGAGTTTTGACACCAAGAGAAATTGCAGCGTTGCAGAAGAATGAAACACTTTCGTGGTGCCAGCCACATCGTGACAGTGTAACTGAATATAAGCGTTGTGTTTATAAGAACATGCTGGTTACTAGTTTGGAGTGCAGTGgcacattaaaaagaaacaattcaGTAATAGAAACGAGCAGTTGCTTTGCTGTGGTGGAGTCCTTGGTCGTTGTACCGAAACCCTGCAGCTGTGAAGGAAGGCCCGACTGCTCCTGCAGAGAACTGGTCTTTTTCTGCAAGCAGCTGCAGCGACTAACCAGACAGCCAACTATCCAGGACACACAGATCAACACAAACATCGCCAAATTCCTTGTAAAAGTGAGGAACTCAAATGAACTGTGTGCAATAACATGCCAGGACATTGTTTCCAAATGCTTCATGATTGAACACGTGGGTCACTTATATGTCATGAGAATGCCTGTGTTTGAGACACATTAA